The DNA sequence GGGATGCGGCGCGACGGTGCTCGAATACGCGCACCTGCTGCGCGACGACCCGGCCTATGCGGAGAAGGCGCAGCGCATCGTCGCGCTCACGCGCGACATCTCCGACGTGCTGCTCGCGTCCGAGGCCGAGCTGGCGACGCTCGCGCGACGCCGCGCGATCCATACCGTCGCGTACCACCCGCCGTGCACGCTGCAGCATGGCCAGCAGTCGCGCGGCAAGGTCGAGCGCCTGCTCGAGACGCTCGGCATCGACGTGCGGCTGCCGGTCGACAGCCATCTGTGCTGCGGGTCGGCCGGCACCTATTCGCTGACCCAGCCGTCGCTGTCGTACCGGCTGCGCAAGCAGAAGCTGCTGAAGCTGCAGGCGCTCGAACCGCAGATGATCGTATCCGGCAACGTCGGCTGCATCGCGCACCTGCAAAGCGGCACGCAGATTCCGGTCGTGCACTGGGTGCAGCTCGTCGAGCATCTGCTGTACGGCTGACGCGAGCGGCGGCCCGCTGCGGCGCGGCGCGCCGTCCGCCTGCCGTCCGTCCGCGTGCCGTCCGTATAATGGGCGCTTTGCTGCGGCGCATGCGGTGCCGCAGCGCGCCGTCTCCGCTTCAGTGCCAGCTTCCGTGCCCGTCATGTCCGATCTCGCCGCCCGCCTCGACTCCGTTCACCGCCGCATCGCCGACGCCGCCCGCGCAGCCGGCCGCGATCCCGCGACCGTCTCGCTGCTCGCCGTGTCGAAGACCTTCCCCGCCGACGACGTGCGCGCCGCGCACGCGGCCGGACAACGCGCGTTCGGCGAGAACTACGTCCAGGAATCGATCGACAAGATCGACGCGCTCGCCGACCTGCGCAGCGCGCTCGAATGGCATTTCATCGGGCCGCTGCAGTCGAACAAGACGCGCGCGGTGGCCGAGCGCTTCGACTGGGTTCATTCGGTCGACCGGCTGAAGATCGCGCAACGCCTGTCCGAACAGCGCCCGCCGCAGTTGCCGCCGCTGAACGTGTGCATCCAGGTCAACATCAGCGGCGAGGAATCGAAGAGCGGCGTCGCGCCGGCCGACGTGGCCGAGCTCGCACGCGCGGTCGCCGCGCTGCCGGCGCTGCGGCTGCGCGGCCTGATGGCGATCCCCGAGCCGGCCGGCGATACCGATGCGCAACGCGCGCCGCATCGCGCGCTGCACGCGCTGTTCGACACGCTGCGCGCGCACGGGCTGGCCCTCGACACGCTGTCGATGGGCATGTCCGCGGATCTCGAAGCGGCGGTGCTCGAAGGCGCGACGATCGTGCGCGTCGGCACCGCGATCTTCGGCGCGCGCGACTATTCGCACTGAGCGCCGCGCCGCCTTTCCGTTCACTCACTCGCTCAATCCGACATCATGAAAATCGCATTCATCGGCGGCGGCAACATGGCCGCGGCCCTGATCGGCGGGCTCGTCAAGCGCGGCGTCGCCGCCGACGGCCTGTACGCCATCGACGTCAACGAGGACGTGCGCGCGCGTGCCGCGCAGCAGTTCGGGATCCGCACCGGCGCGGCCGTCGACGCGACGCTCGCCGATTACGACGCGATCGTGCTCGCGGTGAAGCCGCAGGTGCTGAAGGAGGTCGCGCAGGCGCTCGCGCCGCACCTGAAGTCGCAGCTGGTGATCAGCATCGCGGCCGGCATCCGCGGCGCCGACCTCGCGCGCTGGCTCGGCGGCTACACGCGTGTCGTGCGCACGATGCCGAACACACCGGCGCTGGTCGGCATGGGCGTGACGGGCCTCGCGGCGCTGCCGGGCGTCGACGCGACCGGTCGCGAACTGGCGTCGAGCGTGCTCGGCGCGGTCGGCGAGATCGTCTGGTTCGACGATGAAGCGCAGCTCGACGCGGTCACCGCGATCTCGGGCAGCGGGCCGGCCTACGTGTTCTATTTCATCGAAGCGCTGCAGGAGGCCGCCCGCCGCCTCGGCCTGAACGACGAACAGGGCCGCGCGCTCGCGGTCGCGACGTTCGCCGGCGCCGCGCAGCTGGCCGCGCAGTCGGGCGAGCCGGCGAGCGTGCTGCGCGAGCGCGTGACGTCGAAAGGCGGCACGACGGCCGCCGCGCTCGCGTCGTTCGACGCGCAGCAGGTGAAGGAAGCGATCGTGCGCGGCGCGCTCGCTGCGCACGCGCGCGCGCAGGAAATGGGCGACGAGCTCGGCCGCGCGTAAGCGCTGCAGCCTGCGCCGGTTTCCCGGTGCGCCAACAAAAAAGCGGCCTCGGCCGCTTTTTTGTTGCATCGCGCCTTCGCGGCGCCTGCCAGCTCAGGCCGGTTCGGGCCGGTTCACGCCGGTTCAGTTACCGGCCGCACCGGCCACCAGATAGTGCGCGGCGATCCCGGCGAACAGCACGCCGCCAAGCCAGTTGTTGTGCCGGAATGCGGCGAAGCACGGCATCCGCTCGCGGTCCTTGATCAGCGTGTAGTGATACAGCGCGCAGCCGAGCGCCGCGGCCCAGCCGGCCCAGAACGCGAGCCCGAAGCCGAGCGTCGCGCCGATCCATGCGTAGATGCCGAGCGTCACCGCATAGCAGAGCATGATGGCCGCGACGTCGAAGCGGCCGAACGTCAGCGCGGACGTGCGGATCCCGATCTTGATGTCGTCGTCGCGGTCGACCATCGCATATTCGGTGTCGTACGCCACCGA is a window from the Burkholderia vietnamiensis LMG 10929 genome containing:
- a CDS encoding YggS family pyridoxal phosphate-dependent enzyme, encoding MSDLAARLDSVHRRIADAARAAGRDPATVSLLAVSKTFPADDVRAAHAAGQRAFGENYVQESIDKIDALADLRSALEWHFIGPLQSNKTRAVAERFDWVHSVDRLKIAQRLSEQRPPQLPPLNVCIQVNISGEESKSGVAPADVAELARAVAALPALRLRGLMAIPEPAGDTDAQRAPHRALHALFDTLRAHGLALDTLSMGMSADLEAAVLEGATIVRVGTAIFGARDYSH
- the proC gene encoding pyrroline-5-carboxylate reductase → MKIAFIGGGNMAAALIGGLVKRGVAADGLYAIDVNEDVRARAAQQFGIRTGAAVDATLADYDAIVLAVKPQVLKEVAQALAPHLKSQLVISIAAGIRGADLARWLGGYTRVVRTMPNTPALVGMGVTGLAALPGVDATGRELASSVLGAVGEIVWFDDEAQLDAVTAISGSGPAYVFYFIEALQEAARRLGLNDEQGRALAVATFAGAAQLAAQSGEPASVLRERVTSKGGTTAAALASFDAQQVKEAIVRGALAAHARAQEMGDELGRA